From Nicotiana tabacum cultivar K326 chromosome 15, ASM71507v2, whole genome shotgun sequence, the proteins below share one genomic window:
- the LOC107798581 gene encoding phototropic-responsive NPH3 family protein NPY1-like yields MKFMKLGSKPDTFQDQGKGVRYVSSELATDVTVVIGEVKFYLHKFPLLSKSNRLQRLVSKANEEDSDEIQLVDFPGGPKAFEICAKFCYGMTVTLNPYNVVAARCAAEYLEMTEDVDRGNLIFKIEVFLNSSVFRSWKDSIIVLQTTKSLLPWSEDLKVVGRCIDSIASKTSMDPSTIAWSYTYNRKVAVLDKITEVGIKFPVNLESVPKDWWVEDICELEIDIYKRVMIAVKSKGRMDGSVIGEALRTYAMRWLPDTIEALVSEVHSRRNKSLLETIICLLPSDKGVTCSCSFLLKLLKVAILVGADDSSREDLIRSISLKLDEASVNDLLIPSRSTQTTVYDVELVKCLVDQFMARERSSRDKNISAKKTNDFVLGHGSWLKVGKLVDGYLAEIARDPNVSLSSFIELLQSVPDSARPIHDALYGAIDIYLQEHSSLTKAEKKHLCGLMDVRKLTMDASMHAAQNERLPLRTVVRVLFFEQIRAAAGVQALNNRNSDALDSTRKTEEYWQKTLPEKHNVSKPSKVRDESPQKNMKLVKKGSKNRSSGAQLLPSRSRRIFDKLFVVGKVSGNVENRSSETSGSSQSPTSMIIQGEIKSCGSSSRNRRYSIS; encoded by the exons ATGAAGTTCATGAAGTTGGGATCAAAACCtgatacatttcaagatcaagggAAAGGTGTAAG GTACGTGTCATCCGAGCTGGCAACAGATGTTACCGTCGTTATTGGTGAAGTGAAGTTTTATCTTCACAAG TTTCCTCTGTTGTCCAAGAGCAACAGGCTGCAAAGGCTTGTTTCAAAAGCAAATGAAGAGGATTCTGATGAAATCCAATTAGTTGATTTTCCTGGTGGACCTAAAGCTTTTGAGATATGCGCCAAATTTTGCTACGGAATGACAGTAACTCTCAATCCTTACAATGTTGTTGCTGCACGTTGTGCGGCTGAGTACCTTGAGATGACTGAAGATGTTGACCGAGGAAACCTTATCTTCAAAATCGAGGTATTCCTCAATTCCAGTGTTTTCCGCAGCTGGAAAGATTCGATCATTGTTTTACAAACCACCAAATCTCTTCTACCGTGGTCTGAAGATCTGAAGGTGGTCGGGAGATGTATAGATTCTATTGCATCCAAAACTTCCATGGATCCGTCGACTATTGCATGGTCCTACACTTACAACAGAAAAGTGGCAGTCTTAGATAAGATCACAGAAGTTGGGATAAAATTCCCTGTAAACCTTGAATCTGTGCCAAAGGATTGGTGGGTTGAAGATATATGCGAACTTGAGATAGATATTTACAAGCGAGTTATGATTGCGGTTAAATCCAAGGGAAGAATGGATGGTAGTGTTATTGGCGAGGCGTTAAGAACTTATGCAATGAGATGGTTGCCTGATACTATTGAAGCTTTGGTATCTGAAGTTCACAGTAGGAGGAACAAGTCCTTGTTAGAAACAATAATCTGCTTATTGCCTTCTGACAAGGGCGTTACTTGTTCGTGTAGCTTCTTGCTTAAGTTATTGAAAGTCGCTATTCTTGTGGGAGCAGATGATTCATCAAGGGAAGATCTTATAAGAAGTATCAGCTTAAAGTTGGACGAGGCTTCCGTCAATGATCTTTTGATTCCATCAAGGTCTACTCAAACTACTGTTTACGATGTTGAACTAGTGAAGTGCCTAGTTGACCAATTCATGGCTCGTGAAAGAAGCAGTCGGGATAAGAACATTTCTGCGAAGAAAACCAATGATTTCGTCTTGGGGCATGGATCATGGTTGAAAGTCGGTAAATTAGTTGATGGCTATCTTGCAGAAATTGCTCGTGATCCAAACGTCAGTCTCTCGAGTTTCATTGAACTGTTGCAATCCGTTCCAGACTCAGCAAGACCGATCCATGATGCATTATATGGGGCAATTGATATCTATCTGcag GAGCACTCAAGTTTGACAAAAGCTGAGAAAAAGCATTTATGCGGCCTAATGGATGTGAGGAAATTAACAATGGATGCATCTATGCATGCAGCACAAAATGAACGGCTGCCTCTCCGGACTGTTGTTCGAGTCCTCTTCTTTGAGCAAATTAGAGCAGCTGCTGGAGTTCAAGCCTTAAACAACAGAAACAGCGATGCCTTAGATTCCACTAGGAAGACTGAAGAATATTGGCAGAAAACATTGCCAGAAAAGCACAATGTATCGAAACCATCGAAGGTAAGAGATGAAAGTCCTCAAAAGAACATGAAGTTGGTAAAAAAGGGTAGCAAAAACAGAAGTAGTGGTGCACAATTGCTGCCTTCAAGATCAAGGAGGATATTTGACAAGCTGTTTGTTGTTGGTAAGGTCTCTGGTAACGTCGAAAACCGGAGCTCTGAGACATCTGGTAGTTCTCAAAGTCCAACTTCAATGATTATTCAAGGAGAAATTAAGTCTTGTGGTTCATCTTCAAGAAACAGGAGGTACtcaatttcataa